From a region of the Etheostoma cragini isolate CJK2018 chromosome 20, CSU_Ecrag_1.0, whole genome shotgun sequence genome:
- the atp10d gene encoding probable phospholipid-transporting ATPase VD isoform X2, giving the protein MYSLEHPSRFNFTKERLGKKRTVVPSFTEDEELSQLWKLYKGNKIRTTKYSLLSFLPKNLFEQLHRLANVYFIFLAALNFVPVVEAFQPQIALAPIILVLSVTAAKDIWEDYRRFQLDQSINSLLCHVYSSKQNAYIVQRWKDVRVGDFVRLSCNEIIPADMLLLYSSDPRGVCYIETANLDGETNLKQRQVVSDLPLQGREFSLESFRGRVECENPNNELSRFRGYMEHPGGVRVGLHNNNLLLRSCTIRNTETVVGMVVYAGHETKAMMNNSGPRYKRSQLEKLLNTDILWCVLLLFIMCLTAAVGHGLWLNNLKDPVFQVDTETSPALAGFYVFWTMIIVLQVLIPISLYVSIEIVKLGQIYFIHNDLDLYNKQLDSRIQCRALNITEDLGQIQYLFSDKTGTLTENKMVFRRCSIYGVEYPHEENARRLEVYEAEKNEEAGRSLTLKSGCSGKSLSCRSLSCQRSSVSLHTLTAESQEEEEEEQLSNPIHPRTNAFCSRVAKDVVPDPELVRKLNWFCSPELALRDGSSGTPSSLELTYITDFFLALAICNSVVVSSPSQARHGVPEARTPLKSLEEFKLMFQRLSFSPFTALSTLPPPQMKGSPLNFTRRLFARGKTGTFTPTNSATDWPHLDQESHLEPTNLKREQDLSFTAEGGDAGQTEHRDTENEDAKTSPARQDVEDLIRDLDCESDTNEGLLYEAESPDEAALVHAAQAYRCTLRGRSAESLLVDLPGIGSLTVQLLHILPFDSNRKKMSVVVRHPLTGHVVVYTKGADSVIMDLAETPQGAEQTQEIYSHIREQTQIHLDGYAREGLRTLCIAKKVVEEEEYEVWLKGQLLAESSIENREELLLESAQRLETNLTLLGTTGIVDRLQEEVPETIEALQRAGIKVWILTGDKQETAINIAYACKLLSPNDQLLTASCGSRDVCAALLEELKVEVQRGKASLTEPTAAGNHGESSSGSVAGFILVIDGRTLEWALQEELKSQFLELSQGCKAVICCRSTPLQKSQVVRLVRDQLGVMTLAVGDGANDVSMIQMADVGVGISGQEGMQAVMSSDFAISRFKHLSKLLLVHGSSCYSRLANMILYFIYKNVMYVNLLFWYQFFCGFSGSVMTNAWVLILFNLLFTSVPPLIYGVLDQHMPADTLMERPELYQVMQSSKVYAPYVFWITVLDAFYQSLVCFFVPYFAFAGSSIGVLSFGSPINASALLIILLHQVIESHTLTWIHVLVLVLSGASYFGFVLVFSVFCVTCSPPTNPVGVETLEMSQPLFYIVCALTTVTALLPRLLFRVLCNTLHPPAALTSAQMDKVGSERYRKKMQCWNLSLSRSNTLPVCVDNPGLEPGTDSGAS; this is encoded by the exons ATGTATAGCTTAGAACATCCGTCCCGTTTTAACTTTACCAAGGAGCGCCTGGGGAAGAAAAGGACGGTGGTACCTTCCTTCACAGAGGATGAGGAACTGAGTCAACTTTGGAAGTTGTATAAAGGCAACAAGATTCGGACCACAAAGtattctctcctctccttcctgccCAAGAATCTGTTCGAGCAGCTCCATCGCTTGGCTAATGTCTACTTCATCTTCCTCGCTGCTCTGAACTTTGTTCCTGTTGTGGAGGCCTTCCAGCCACAGATCGCTCTGGCTCCCATCATACTGGTGCTGTCAGTGACCGCAGCCAAGGATATCTGGGAAGACTACCGCAGGTTTCAATTGGATCAGTCGATCAACAGCCTTCTCTGCCATGTTTACAGCAG CAAGCAGAACGCCTACATTGTCCAGCGCTGGAAGGATGTGCGAGTTGGAGACTTTGTGCGTCTGTCCTGTAATGAAATCATCCCAGCTgacatgctgctgctgtattcCTCTGACCCGCGTGGCGTTTGCTACATTGAGACCGCCAACCTGGACGGAGAGACCAACCTGAAACAGAGACAGGTGGTTTCAGACCTCCCGTTGCAG ggaAGGGAGTTCTCCCTTGAGAGTTTCCGAGGTCGTGTTGAGTGTGAGAACCCCAACAATGAACTCAGCCGGTTCAGAGGTTACAT GGAGCACCCCGGTGGGGTTCGCGTCGGCCTCCATAACAACAACCTCCTGTTGAGGAGCTGCACCATCCGCAACACTGAGACGGTGGTGGGCATGGTGGTCTACGCTG GTCATGAGACTAAAGCCATGATGAACAACAGCGGGCCGAGGTACAAGCGCAGCCAGCTGGAAAAGCTTCTGAACACAGACATCCTGTGGTGTGTGCTCCTGCTCTTCATCATGTGTCTGACTGCTGCTGTAG GTCACGGCCTCTGGCTGAACAACCTCAAAGACCCTGTCTTTCAGGTTGACACGGAGACGTCTCCTGCCCTCGCTGGATTCTACGTCTTCTGGACCATGATCATTGTGCTGCAG GTGCTGATCCCCATTTCTTTGTACGTGTCCATTGAGATTGTGAAACTGGGCCAGATCTACTTCATCCACAATGACTTGGACCTGTACAACAAGCAGCTGGACTCCAGGATTCAGTGTCGGGCCCTCAACATCACCGAGGACCTGGGTCAGATCCAGTACTTGTTCTCTGATAAGACGGGAACTCTGACAGAGAACAAGATGGTGTTCCGCCGCTGCAGTATCTACGGAGTGGAATACCCTCATGAGGAAAACG CTCGGCGGCTGGAGGTATACGAAGCGGAGAAGAACGAGGAGGCGGGCCGCTCCTTAACTCTGAAGTCGGGCTGCAGCGGCAAATCCCTGAGCTGTCGCTCTCTCAGCTGCCAACGCAGCTCGGTGTCCCTGCACACACTCACTGCTGAgtcacaggaggaggaggaggaggagcaacTGTCCAATCCCATCCACCCCAGGACCAACGCCTTCTGCAGCCGTGTG GCGAAGGACGTGGTCCCAGACCCCGAGCTGGTGAGGAAGTTGAACTGGTTCTGTTCTCCGGAGCTGGCTCTGAGAGATGGCTCCTCTGGGACTCCGTCCAGCCTGGAGCTCACCTACATCACGGACTTCTTCCTGGCTCTCGCCATATGTAACAGCGTGGTGGTCTCCTCGCCCAGCCAGGCCCGGCATGGG GTGCCTGAGGCACGAACGCCTCTCAAGTCCCTGGAGGAATTCAAGCTGATGTTCCAGCGCTTGAGCTTCTCTCCGTTCACAGCCCTCTCCACCCTGCCCCCTCCCCAGATGAAAGGCAGCCCTCTCAACTTCACCCGGAGGCTGTTCGCCCGGGGAAAGACCGGCACCTTCACACCCACTAACAGCGCCACAGATTGGCCACACCTGGACCAAGAAAGCCACCTGGAGCCCACCAACCTGAAGCGTGAACAGGACTTATCCTTCACAGCTGAAGGAGGCGATGCTGGACAGACGGAGCACAGGGACACTGAGAATGAGGATGCAAAGACAAGCCCTGCTAGGCAGGATGTGGAGGATCTGATTAGAGATTTGGACTGTGAGAGCGACACTAACGAGGGACTGCTATATGAGGCGGAGAGTCCAGACGAGGCGGCTCTGGTCCACGCCGCCCAGGCGTACCGCTGCACCCTGCGGGGACGCTCGGCAGAGAGTCTGCTGGTGGATCTGCCGGGAATCGGCTCTCTGACGGTCCAGCTACTTCACATCCTGCCCTTTGACTCCAACAGGAAGAAGATGTCAGTGGTGGTGCGCCACCCGCTCACGGGACACGTGGTGGTTTACACCAAGGGAGCCGACTCTGTCATCATGGACCTGGCTGAGACGCCCCAAG GTGCGGAGCAGACTCAGGAGATCTACAGTCACATCAGAGAACAAACCCAAATTCACTTAGACGGCTATGCCAGAGAAGGCCTTCGCACGCTCTGCATCGCTAAAAAG GTTGTAGAAGAGGAGGAGTACGAGGTGTGGCTGAAGGGACAGCTGCTGGCAGAGAGCAGCATAGAGAACAGagaggagctgctgctggagtCCGCTCAGAGACTGGAGACCAACCTCACGCTGCTGG gcaccACTGGTATTGTGGACCGACTGCAGGAGGAGGTCCCAGAGACCATCGAAGCTCTTCAGAGGGCCGGGATCAAAGTCTGGATCCTCACTGGAGACAAACAGGAGACGGCCATCAACATCGCATATGCCTGCAAACTCCTTAGTCCCAACGACCAGCTGCTGACAGCCAGCTGCGGGAGCAGG GATGTGTGTGCAGCTCTACTTGAGGAGCTCAAAGTGGAAGTGCAGCGCGGTAAAGCCAGTTTGACTGAGCCGACTGCAGCAGGGAATCATGGGGAATCGTCCTCCGGCAGCGTGGCAGGCTTCATTCTGGTTATAGACGGACGGACGCTGGAATGGGCCCTACAGGAAGAGCTAAAGAGCCAATTCCTGGAGCTGAGCCAAGGGTGCAAGGCAGTCATCTGCTGCAGGTCCACCCCGCTGCAGAAGAGCCAGGTGGTCCGGCTGGTCCGGGACCAGCTGGGCGTCATGACCCTCGCCGTGG gTGACGGAGCCAATGATGTGAGCATGATTCAGATGGCTGACGTGGGCGTTGGGATCTCTGGTCAGGAGGGCATGCAG gctgtGATGTCCAGTGACTTTGCCATCTCCAGGTTTAAACACCTCAGTAAGCTGCTGCTGGTCCACGGCTCCTCGTGCTACTCTCGTCTGGCAAACATGATCCTCTATTTCATCTACAAGAATGTG aTGTATGTGAATCTGCTGTTCTGGTATCAGTTCTTCTGTGGTTTCTCTGGAAGCGTCATGACCAACGCCTGGGTGCTCATCCTCTTCAACCTGCTCTTCACCTCCGTTCCTCCTCTGATCTACGGCGTGCTGGATCAGCACATGCCTGCAGACACTCTGATGGAGAGGCCGGAGCTCTACCAGGTTATGCAGAGCTCCAAg GTCTATGCCCCCTACGTGTTCTGGATCACAGTCCTGGATGCGTTTTACCAAAGCCTCGTCTGCTTCTTTGTGCCTTACTTT GCATTCGCAGGATCCAGCATTGGTGTGTTGTCTTTTGGCTCTCCGATCAACGCCTCAGCTCTCCTCATCATCCTGCTGCACCAAGTCATCGAGAGTCACACTCTG aCGTGGATTCACGTGCTGGTGTTGGTGCTCAGTGGCGCTTCCTACTTCGGTTTCGTGCTGGTCTTCAGTGTGTTCTGTGTGACCTGCAGCCCCCCCACCAACCCCGTGGGGGTGGAAACACTCGAGATGTCCCAGCCTCTTTTCTACATCGTATGTGCTCTCACTACTGTGACGGCTCTGTTacccag GCTGTTGTTTCGAGTCCTGTGCAACACGTTACACCCCCCCGCTGCTCTGACCTCAGCTCAGATGGACAAAGTGGGTTCAGAAAGGTACCGCAAGAAAATGCAGTGCTGGAACCTGAGCCTCTCCAGATCCAACACGCTGCCAGTGTGTGTGGACAACCCCGGCCTGGAGCCCGGCACTGACTCAGGGGCGTCCTGa